The nucleotide sequence aaataacagtagaaaatcatgatgcaaaatggacgtatcacgcggGTCGAGGCTAATGAAGAGAAGGAGGGCACACGCGGCATAGAGCAATgcgggaaggtgatgttggggttgaagccGTCGAGCGCGTCACCGTCAGCTTAGTCAGGCGAAGGCGCGTACGCCCACACTAGCGACGAGAAGTTGGCCGACGACGCGACGCTCTGCTGGCTACCCCACACGCCTTGTGGGTACTAGTTTGCCTGTTGAGGTGGAAGGAGCTGGTGCTCGTTCGCCATGCCCCCGTGAGACGCCTCCTGCTCCGTTACCGCGTCCCTGGCCTTTTTCATGTTGAGCTCGTTTCGCCTATCGCTGGTGACCGCCGCCCGACGATCAACGTCAGCCTTTCACTGGGCGTTCGTCAAGCCCGAGAGCCTTGGCATCGGAGTCCTCGGCTTTCTCGGCTTTGGCTGGGCGGGATCGGTGGCTAGGCGAGGGGGCGCAAACTTCTTCGATGGCATGTGGGGCGGTCTGGGGAGAATGGCGAGAGCTGCAGGGGAGATGGGGGTGATGgggaggaaaagagagggaaaagcAGAAAACAGTGGGAAAATCGATCGGTGTCGCCGACAGTGTGGGTCCACACGCCTTTTTAATTTCGTCGGTGCTCCCAGACGCCCACCGGTGCGCTGAGTTCCGCTTAGTTTCGTCGGACGTAATTTCGACCCAAACCTGTGAAAATCGAGAATTCGAGGCGCGGTGAAAAACAAGTCTCGTAGCTCAAACGAGCTGGCCTTCATCATTTTAAACAAACCAGTCGTGCAATCTGCAAGCCCTCCTCGCGACCTCGTCTCCTCCTCTCCCGTCGTCTCTTCTCCCCGGAGGTCGGAGGGGAGGGAGGAAGAGAacaaggcccaaaaaaagagggaAGAGAGACACAGAGGAAAAAAGCGCGCACATACGGGAACGCGTGATCCAAATCGAATCCCCTCCTTACGGAGAAACCCAAAATCCAGAGAAAAGACCGCGCAAATCCGGCCAGATTTGGCCATCGATCTCGCGCGTGGTCCACCGGGAGGTTTCCCGAGATCTCCCGCGGGTTCCTCCAGCGCTTGGTCTGGTGCCGCAGAGGGCAGGATGAGCTCGCGGATAAAGGAGATGGTGCGGGTGGCCACTGCACGGCTTGGCGGCGAGCCTTCGCCGCGGGCGGGGCCTTCTCAGCCCGGACGCGCGGAGTCGTCCAGGACTGCACGGCTCGGCGGCGGAGGCGCCAGCCTCCGGCGTCAGCCCCAACCGCAGGCGCCCACCGTGCGCACCATCTACTGCAACGACCGCGAGGCCAACGCGCCCGTCGCATACAAGGTACATGCCCGGCTTTCCTCCTCTAATTCGGTTGATTCGTCTCGAAGCGTAGGGCTCTATGTGCCTAGATCTCCTTACCACCTGTTTGTTCCGTGTTCGGTCGGTTGGGTTGGAGATATCCATTTGGTACAGTGAGCTAGTAGAGAAGTGCAGTTTGTTTCGGTTTACATAGTCATTAATACTGATTATTCCACGAGAAAGTCACTTAGGATCTGTTTGTCCTCGAGTGCTGCATTTCTAGTCAACTATGAGGCAATTGGGTGGATCAGAGCCTGTTTGGTTGTTTGAATTACTAGTCACTTAGATTGCTATGGCAGCAATACAAACATACTAGATGCTACTGGCGTTTAGGCTTGAAGAGCTCAGATGAATAGGCTGGACTATTCTATACATCCATCCACTTAACCGCACCTCTGCGTGATGCTTGCTGTGTCGATTACTGAACTTGTTTCCAGTCAGGGGCTCAGGGCAGCCAACTCACCTCTTGATGGCTGCAAGCTGAAGCAACCTATTTACTTGTAAGGGGAATGGTTGCTCTCCACGTCATTCATTGCCATGTTAGCTTTCCATGATAATGCTGTTGGTCTAATTGTAATACTCCATTTTATGCCACAAAATAATGGGAAACACTGTTACTTGCCACTTGCCATTATTTTATTATCTTAACCATAATTTATCTGATCCCTGCAAAACTGCCCTAGTATTGTAAGTAGATGCATTCATAAATTTTCACTAACACTCCACCTTTCCCGTACATATGCTAGTGTAAACGAATGAATATATTCTGGATCGATACTGTGAAGATCAAGCTATATCACTTATCATTTTATCAACAACTTCTAGTTTGTTTGACCATGCAATCAACTCTTTCTGTTTAGTTTGACAGTCTgccgcgtgtagcatatcaaatcaTCACTTTTGTAATTCTAATGCCAGAGCCCCACCTTGGTTTTTCTAATAATCCGTATCTTATATTTCTTTAACATTCTCGTGCATTCTCGTAAATTTTCACTGACACCCCACCTTTCCCGTGCATGCTAGTGTAAACAAATGAATATATTCGGGATCAATACTGTGAAGATCAAGCTATATCACTTCTCATTTTACATCCTCTAGTTTGTTTGACCATGTCCCTTTTTGTTTAGTTTCACAGTCTGCCGTGTGTAGCGTATCAAATCATCAGTATTGTAATTCTAATGCCAGAGTCCCACCTTGTTTTTTTCTTCTAATAATTCATACCTTATTTCTTCAACATTCTTGTTCATCATTTCCAGGGAAATTCTGTATCGACTACAAAGTACAGCGTATTGACATTTCTACCTAAAGGATTGTTTGAACAGGTATTGATACGTTGTTTTTTGTTTGTTACATATTCTGTCGACAAACCCTATAAATTTGTCATCTTTTAAAGTGAATTTGGCCTCTGTTTTTTTTGCCTTGAAGCAACACGAAACTATTATCTTGTTTTTTTGAAAAAGCAAAAGCTTTGTGTCCCGATGTATTGAATAGGTAGGAGTGAAGGTTATTTACAAACATGAGTCAGCAGCAAAATCGGAATAGAAATGCAGAAGAGAGACCGCACGGGGAAATAAATGAACATCCCAACCCTCAGGCCTGCAGGCAACTTGCCCGATGGTGCCCGTTCGAACCCGTGCATGACCCTCATCAAGGATCATGTTGCGAATGGCGTGAGAGTCTGGTTGCGTGCTGTCGAAGGTGCAGGCGTTCCTGTGCGCTTCTAGATCATTTAAGAGTTAGGACGTGAGAGGCGTGGTGCTTGCGAGGCCCTTGCACTGCTTTGGAGGAGTTCTCTGCTTAGCCGGCAGCCACctgacgacgagtgacttgccagtGACGGGGCCACTGATGGTGGCATAGATCCAGGGGAGACCTCACGCCAAACAACCCTGGCAAACGGGCAGTCAAGCAGAAGGTGCTGCATGGTCAATTAGGTTTGGCCACATAACATGCAGGGGGATTGCGTGGCAGCTCACAataagctaggcgctgcactgttcAAGAATGATCCAGACCAGCCAGCTAGAAGAAAAACTTGACCTTACACGGAGCCAAGCCTTCCAGGTGAGCTTCCAGGCATGGCAGGTGACTAAATCATGGAAGGTCGCCCTGTAGCCTGAACAGGCAAAGTGGACCTGGACTCCATCCATTTCCAGACAAGGCAGCcaggttcatcagaaagtttggCTGCAGCCACCGCCCGCCAGAGCAGCACGAACTGCTGAAGATTCGGCAACGAAAGGCTGCCGAGGATGTTGCTGATCCAGGCCCCATTCTCAAGCCCTTGGGCAACGTGTGTACTTTCTGTCGACGCTTAGGGGCCTTGGTGAGGATCCAGGCGCGATTTCAACCACAACACAATCGCCGAGCAAAAGATCAGACCGAAAGCAGCAGGATTGCCCATTGCCAAGCTTAGTGAAAGTGAAAGTGCGGAATAGGGCATGCTCAGGGGTCAAGGCTTGGAGGTCGAACCCAAACTAGGGCTTGGATGGGTCAGTTTTGCTGTACCAAAGCCACCGAAGACGCAGCGCCATGCCCGTGCGTCCAGGTGGAGGAGTCCAAGGCTGTCAAGCTCAAGTGGATGACAGACGTGACTGATTCACCACACAATTGCCACCATTGGCCTCCTTGCGCACGACGATTCTTGTCGCACTgcttgatgatctttcttggaggGGTGAGAGCCAACAACTGATGGATTGGAATAGAGGTCAACATAGACTGAACAAGCGTGGCAGCCTGTTGGCGGTGCGTTCGATGAGAGGCTGCAAGCCTGCAACTGTCTATAAGTTGTGCGTTTGACCGTCAGGGCCCATATACGTCAGCGGGAGTTTAGCAATCTGGTAACCGAACCGGGAAATTTCCTCAATGTGCTCATGAACGCAATTGAGGGCTGTGGCGGAGCTCTTGCGGAGGTTTGCTATCTGCTCGGAGGGATTGCCAAGCACAGTTAGAAGCAGGCTGAAGTAGAGAAGCAAAGATGAGCTGGGGCTGAGCACAGAATAATATTATTTCTGAAGCTGTTGCTTGTATTTTCTGTGCTTAGGTCTATATATGGTTTATGGCAAGTCTGTTGTTATACCAAACAGACCATGTAGCTCTTGTAGATGCAGTAGAGGCGAAATTCAAATTGACTAATGGTAGGCTTGAGCCCAAGTTCACCCTACCAAATGTATTTACTAGCCAATATTTTGGTCAAGTTTTTGCTTGGCCATGAATTGGCCAACAATTGCTAAAAAGTTGAACTAGAGTTGCCAAATAGTCATGGGCAATCCAATATGTCGGCAACCATCCAAACAAGCATCAAAACTTTGGTCATGTCCAAATAACTGGTAGGGTGGGtattggcaaccatccaaacacaCCCTAGATGTCTGCCTGCATACACCTTACTTTCTAAGGAAGCTTAATACTAGTTAATAAAGACAAAGGGCACAAGGCTTACAACAGCATTCCCTCCTAAACCTCGTGTGTCTACTTGGCACTGATCTTGACCATTCCAATCCTTGTGCTGAGCTTATGGAAATGAACTCGCCTTAATGCCTTTGTTAGGATGTCTGCGAGCTGGTCCTTGGTGGCAACGGAATCAGCAGAGATGCTTCCAAGCATTCAAAGATGAAATGATACCGGGCATCAATATCCTTTCCTTGCCCTGCTCGTGGAAAACTGGGCTCTGCTGAGTGCCAGCGCAGACTTGCTGTCCATCTTCAGCTTGACAGTGTCATCTCTCTTCCTGTTTGGGTTGCCGAGCAACTGTGCCTGTGCCAGCCAGATGGCTTGGAGTGTTAAGTGGCACGGTTCAAGCAGCTTGGGGGTGTTAAGTGGCACGGTTCAAGCAATTTGAAGTTCTAGATATGTAGAAGTTGGAAGTGAACCAAATTGAACTCAAATGCTATACAAGGGATCACAAAAGTAAGGATGGGGAGGCAAAAAGAGAAACCCACGCACAAAGATATTGGGGCTTGTGCAACCAAGAAAGTACAAAATTGGCCTAACAAAGACGAAGCTCGTGTTGCACAAACTCAAGAAGAGATGCAACTTGGCACTTGTAGGGCAAGATTCACAAAGCTTGGCAGCAACCTATGTTTGCAAGCAAACGATTCCTATACAATGTATCTTTTGCACAAGCATCTTTTTCTTGAACTCTCTTTGCTTATAAGCTACTTCCTCTACCGCTGTTACGACCCGATGTAAAATCCGTCGACATCGTTGCATGGACTGTTAGATCATATGAGTTTGGTATTTGACAATGCATTGAGGTCCATCATCTTGTCACACATTGTAATCTGTATTTTGTCAACATAATTCTGACAGTCTGATAGTTCGTCGTTAGGTAAGGGGTATTGTAATATTGCACTATTGCAATGAGCTTTATACGCTATAATTATTGAATCAAGTAATGCTTGTTATAAATACAATGCATGTTTCCATACTGAACAAAGCAGCTTTGCAGTGACAGCTGCAACGTCGATTTAAGTGTTATTGTATTATTCAATAGCAATATGACCTAGGAACCTTTTGtaattcatttttcttttcttttttgctttgacAGTTCAGGCGGGTGGCAAATCTTTACTTCCTCATGATTTCAATCTTGTCGACTACACCAATTAGGTAtctgtgtatgtgtgtatgtgtgtgtgtgtgtgtgtgtgtacctaTGGAATTATGTAGTTGCAACTTCAAACTTCTGAGCATAACAAGCCCATGATTCAATCGCCCTTTACTTCCCTTTAGCTTTACTTCTAACAATCTTAAGATCATACTTGCTTGTACGTTTGCAGTCCAGTCCACCCTGTCACCAACGTGGTTCCCCTTAGTCTAGTACTTTTGGTGTCACTCATCAAGGAAGCTTTTGAGGACTGGGTTAGTATATTGTCAGCTGCTACACTATTTTATTGTGCTATCGTAATGAGGATATCTGATGCCTTTCCCTTTTGTTTGTTTCCTGTCCTTAATACAGAAACGTTTCCAGAATGATATGTCAATTAATAATGCACATGTCGATGTATTGCAAGGTCAAAAATGGGAAAGTAGTCCATGGAAAAGACTGCAGGTTGGAGATATTGTGAGGgtaatgtctcaaatctttcttaTTGCGTATTGATCAATTGGTCTGTTGCTTTCTAAAGTTAATACACTTGATCTTTTGTCGTGTCTTTAGTTCAATCTTGAGCTTGAAATGCATAAAGAAAAAACTAATAGTGATGGGCACTTTTTAGAGCAGATCAAGCAAGACAGTTATTTCCCTGCTGATTTGCTCTTCCTATCGAGTACGAATGCTGATGGTGTCTGCTACATAGAGGTTAATAATTCATTCTTACATGTTCCACTTTTTTGCTCAAATTGGAAGTATTAATTGAACTTAAGAGAGAACTTTCTTCCAATTGAtgtattttatatatttttaattTATTTTAGACAGCAAATCTTGATGGGGAAACCAACCTGAAAATAAGGAAGGCTTTGGAGAAAACTTGGGACTATGTTCTTCCTGAAAAGGCTTCGGAATTCAAAGGTTATTCATGTATTTCTTTTGTTTCATCTTGAGGACATTCTATTCCATAGTTGGTGGAATTAAGGAAGCTTTGTACTTCCTCTGAATTTCGCATAATCATTCTACCTTTTCTGAACTTCACATTCACATTCTCTGTTTTGCTTGCTTATGACTTACAGGTGAAATACAGTGTGAACAGCCAAACAATTCGCTTTACACATTCACCGGGAATCTTATTGTGGACAAGCAAACTATACCAATTTCACCAAACCAAATACTTCTAAGGGTAAGTTCTGTTCATGCTGTGTTTTCTTTTCTCGTTTCTTATTGAGAAAATTGGAACCATTCCACTGCGAAGTTGGCATCATGAAAAATACAACTAACTGTTAGAATGACATGCGGTCCTGTTGCTCGAGAAAAAGACAGGTGGGTCCTGGTCTTACATGTCAGTTAGACATGACGGCATTTTTCAAACTTACCAACTTTTGAGTGGCATGATTCAGAATTTCCCTCTTGGGTTTGTTTGGATGAGATTTTTTCCTTGGAAAGTTTAGGTATTTAGTTACCAAAGCCTTCCAATTGAAGGCTCCTTAGCCAAATGGACCTTCTATTATTTGTTTACAAGATTATACACTTGCCAAGTTGTTTACAAGTTATAAATATCGTCAAAAATAATGTCACCATCAATGCCTTAACTCACATCCTTCTCACTTTAACCACAAACATGAAACATCTTTTGTTGGGCACATTCGAATGACATCATCAGTAAAAAAATAATTGTGTAATGTGATATTTATTATAGCTTTCGCAAACGAGAATAGCGACGAGCCGATGATACAAGTATTTAGTTAGAGAAGTTCAAAAATTTCAACCATCTCGCAATAAACTTCCCACTTCTTCTCCAGCCTCAAATGTTGGACAAGCAGCTACTGGTTTAACCAGTTTCCGGAAATTGTACAAGAAATAAGCTAGTGTTTGTTACAAGTATATAGAAATCTTATGGCCAAAAGTTATATTTCCAACACTTTGAGaagtaatttttttttgaatttcgaGTTACGAGCAGAGATAGTAGACCTGCAATGCTCCAAGGTGGAAGCTGCTTAGATGTATAGGCTTTTGCAAGTTTTTTGCAGTGTGACCATCTGAGCACCCATGCAAAGGCGCTTGCACTGAAGGGCTAGACTACATTGGATGCTTGGTGACATGAATTCTCCCTTCTAACCAACTTTTATGCACCTCCTGGCATGGATTTCGAGTCGCGCAACTAGTCGTCGACTAGTCGATGAGTTGCAAAAAATGTCGACTCAACTTAGTGTCGACTCAAGTTGCGAGTCGTGACTAGTCGCAACTGCAGGCTCGACTTTTTCCGAGTCGCTACCCCAGAGTGACTCGGATGAGTCGTGACTCGAAAACCATGCCTCCTGGGTTGGGAGGTGCTCTGATATTTTTCTTCTTTTCAGTGATTACTTTCATCAGACTGAATAATTACTTGCACAGCAATCCATTCTATCTCTGTATGTTTGTGCCTTTGCAACAGACCATAACTTCACACTACCTTTTTTCTGCAGGGATGCAGCCTTCGTAATACCGAGTACATTGTTGCCGTTGTTATATTCACGGGCCACGAGACAAAAGTATGGGCTATTTTGTGTTTCCTATCTATTCAACTTGTTATGATTTGTTTCTGGTTTTCTTATTTACTGCAGCGGAACACTATTGCAGGTTATGATGAACTCAATGAATGTTCCTTCTAAAAGAAGCACATTGGAGAAAAAGCTAGACAAGCTTATTCTAGCTCTATTTGCAACCCTCTTTACGATGTGTGTCATTGGTGCTATTGGAAGGTAAGCTTTTTCTTGATTCACTTAATTTTTTTGACATGTCTATTCTGTACAATTTGTTTACATGTACATTCTTAAAATTAGCAATACCGCTTAGGTATATGTTCTGGAGGCTTGCACTTGCATTTTCCTTTTTGAGCTTCTTAGTTGGCCATAGAGAAAAAATTCTAAATATGGTTTTAAAAATTATGTCAGGGTCTGTTGGAGTCTGTGTGTGTACGTGTGGCCCgttgtgtgtgtgggggtggggggtgggtggggggggtGGGGGAGATCTTTATTGTTTTAGTTCTTTTTTGTGGTTTTTTGTGGCATAGAGGGTTACAGGTAAACACATGACTTCATTTTCTTGAAAGGGATTGTCTGCAAGCCCTCTTACCCGCCCCACAACTCTTGCGGCAGTTGCTGTCATCTCGCAAACTGTAGCGGCCTTTCGTGGTCAACCTGCATGATCTGCAGCAagccaacataataacaaaagagaCACGATCATATCCTCCATGCATGCCGTGTTGGCCTCAGACTTCTGGTTTGCAGCTTGCCGCTGCACAAGCTAGCTCACAGTCAATCTAACCATCTATGATCTATTTCTCACTAGTTACTGCATGTAGTCCGGAGCAATACCAGAACTGGATTGTTCAGGAGAATCGACCAACTTTGTACAGGTCGCTCACGGCAAGAAGTGTTGGCCAGAGAAACTAATCGATCAGTCGACGCCCCATATTTAGCTAGCTTCGTATATCAAGTTGCTCTCGTCGGAAAGCAATCGGCAAGTCAAGTCTTCACGTGTTGTGGTGAGGCAGGGCATCACCTCAGTCGCAAACTAAGTTGATTGAAATTCAGAGCATATGTGGGCTTTCGGCTCCCAGGGGCCCGCGCAAAAACTTGGTAATCTGCCTTGTTGGCCATATAACTTTTGCGGGTAAGAGCCAGCGACCGTGAGCAGTCCACAACACGTCCCACTTGCGTCCTGATTTTGGGGTGGACAAACAGAATGAACTCTTTTTCTTAATGGACAGAATGGGAAAAGCTCTTTTCAGCATATAGATTTCTTTGAAGGTTGGCAGGTTAACAATCAAAGTTATAATCATCACATGGTAAAATTGTAAAAGAATTGTAACGACCTGACCGAATCCACTGGTTCCTGCTACTATCTAGGATCTAGACTGGCTCCACAGACCAACACTAGTTTTTCCTGTGCACCTTGTCCTCACTCGTGTGCACCCAGGATCAACTTCCTAGTCGTTCACTTGTGCTCAAATTGCTCcaagctaagagcatctccaacggacgTGCCAAAAGACGTGCGCGCGCGGTAAACTGGCATTTTAGCACGCGCGGCAAGTTGTCACGCGCTCCAGCGGAGGCGGGAAACTAGCCCGCGCGGGAAGCGATTGCGCGCGCGCGGGAGATAGCGGCAGTTCGCGCGGtagatttggcgcgccgcttcgcgcgcgcctataAAATACGGTGCTCACCACGCGCTCCACCACACTGCCATGTGCCCATTTTCCTCGTCTCCTCGCCGCTTCCACTGCTTTCTCGCCGCTTCCAGCGCCCCGCCACCACtgtgccaccatgccgccgcgccgccggggatcttcgggctaccgcggcgtccgcgagcgccccaacggctggtactacgccgagatccggtccggtgatgtccggctcggcctcggcacgtTCCGGAGCgcgcacgaggccgcccgcgcgtacgacgcggcggcgtggcgcccaGAGAGGCCTCCGTCGCAGATGAACTTCCATGACGTCTACACGAGCGAACAGGCGCAGGCcgtcgcccctccgcctcgtctTATCACGGACTAGGACCGTGCGGACCACCTTCGgcggcagcgccgccgcctcgtcgccgaggaggacgagcgagtcATGGAGGAGTGGCGccagcgccacccggaggacgtcgccaacgagcgtgcctactgggcggagaggacggcaaggcgccaCGCGTAGCGGGCGGACCTGCGTCGGCGGAAGGCATTGGCGATATCACAGTGCGATATCGTTGAAGCAGGTGGGAGGTCGATCTTCACGTCAGACGATGAACGTTGGGACGACATATGGATCGATACCTCGGACAACACCaccgaggatgaggatgatgatgaggactcGGAGTAGTTCTAGCTGCACCGTAGTTtatctagttgcaccgtagtttaATTTTATGTAGTTGCGCCGTAGTTctattttatctatctatgctatgaacttgtttatctatctatgctatgaactatgtaaaatatctttGTATCGTTTTTTATATCCATGTGAAATTTATtttgtgtccaaaatgcaacaaaTGTGGACATGAGCTGGCTACTCGcgtgcgctgcattttagcgcgctgctggagctgcgcgcgcgctgtattttacggcggctgctggagccagcgctgcctGTCGCGCCAAACCTGGTGATGGGCGCGCAGCAAACCAGTTTTTAGCGCGCCGCGCgttgggcggctgttggagatgctctaagcacgcttaactttgaggTTCCTTTCGGATGGGCTACCGGGAAAGAAGGTGcaccttgttgatatgagtagtctatcattcctattaagcCGGGATGTCACAAGAATAATGCAGATGTACAGTTTTTTATGGATTACCAATCATTGCTTTTGGTTACCTTGTAACTATGACTGGTTTATCTTAGTGCAATGATGTGCATGTGCTGTTTGCATTTTGTCTACAAAAAAATTATATAGCTCTACCGATAGACCTTATATTTGGCTTTTATCAACAGTGGTGTGTTCATTAATGAGAAATACTTCTATCTTGGATTGCGTGGGCGTGTTGAGGACCAGTTTAATCCCAAGAACAGACTTGTGGTATGTACTATTTTGTTATGTTTTCAATTAATTTGCCCCAAGCATGATTATGTCATACAATTGCACTTCTGCTGCAGGTGACCATTTTAACCATGTTTACTCTAATAACTCTATACTCAACGATCATCCCCATATCTCTTTACGTGTCCATTGAGGTATATTGTCCTCGTTCTCATGTAGTGCATCCTTTTATTGGATGTTCAGACCTTATATTACCTTTGATATGCAGATGATCAAATTCATTCAGTGCGCACAGTTTATTAACAATGATCTGAATATGTATCATGCTGAGAGCAACACCccagctttggcccgtacttctaaTCTGAATGAGGAGCTTGGGCAGGTAATATCCCCTTACCAAAAATGTTTCAATGGTTTCAGTTTGTCCAAGATGAATTTATTCTTTCCAGATTTGCTATTAGACCCTGACAATACAACATGATTGAACTAAATGCTCAGTGGTATTTCAGTAGATTTAGCACTTGCAAATAAATTTTACATTTCTGACATTTCTTCCCACCTTGTCTCTTTCACCATTAATGGTTCAGGTTGAATATATATTTTCTGACAAAACTGGAACACTTACAAGAAACTTGATGGAATTCTTTAAGTGTTCAATTGGTGGGGAAATATATGGAACTGGCATTACAGAGATTGAGAAGGGAGGAGCTGAGCGAGCTGGAGTCAGAATTGATGATGATGAGGTCTCGAGTATCTTCCTTGCTACTTAAGCTGTTAAAGTGTGGTATTTGTGATGAAAAAATTGATGCACAGCTGCCCTTATGTTTGGCCTACTTTTATTAGGATAAAAGATCAGCCACTGCAGTTCATGAGAAAGGATTCAACTTCGACGACACTAGAATAATGCGTGGTGCATGGAGAAATGAACCTAATCCTGAGGCCTGCATGGTAGATACATTGGACTACCTGCGAAATAGTTTTTACTCTTTTCTTCCATCAGTAACTTTGGTTTCATTTTGGTCATAATCATCTTTAATCTTATTGACATACCGTGAGCTATTTCTGTATTATAAAAATTATTTAAAACATATGTTCCCTTTTTAGTGACTTCCCTTTTTATTGTGTGAATTGCTAAACAGCCATTCCTTATTTTCTCTTGTGTCTCTTTAGGAATTCTTCAGATGCCTGGCAATCTGTCATACAGTTCTTCCTGAGGGCGAGGAGACACCGGAAAAGATCACTTATCAAGCTGCCTCTCCTGATGAGGCCGCACTTGTGGCTGCAGCAAAGAATTTTGGTTTCTTTTTTTATAGGCAAGTCTTACCTTAGATGTAGTTTTAGATTGCTCTTGTGGTTTTGTTCCAAACAGGATATATAGAAAGACTGTCTACTCTGTTagtccctccgttcacaaatataagatgtttcggatattttaatatggactgaaatgagtgaacaaatgcACTAAAACGTGTATCTACCATTTCGCACCAAAACGTTGAGCTAAAATACTTTTGTTTGTGAATGGCAATGCCTGGAGGGTGACATTTTATGCCTCTTTTGCAGACGTACGCCGACCACAGTAATGGTTCGTGAATCACATGTTGATAGGATGGGTAGTATGCAAGATGTCGCCTATGAAATTCTGAATGTTTTGGAATTTAACAGGTCTGCTTTATTTGGACTGAAATTTGATAGATTAAATCATTATTCTGCACTTCACACTTTGCTGCCCTTTTCTTTTGATCTGACACTTTGCTGCACTTACAGTACAAGGAAGCGCCAATCTGTGGTTTGCCGCTTTCCAAATGGAAAACTTGTTCTCTACTGCAAGGTAATATAAGAAACAAACACTTGATATAGCTTACATTTTTCAGATCGTTGCACTAACCTTATACCACAACTTTTGTGTCATAGGGTGCTGATAATGTCATCTATGAACGTTTAGCTGATGGAAATTATGACATTAAAAAGACAAGCAGAGAACATCTAGAGCAATTTGGATCTGCTGGCTTGCGTACACTTTGCCTTGCTTATCGAGATCTCAGCATGGACCAATACAAAAGCTGGAATGAGAAGTTCGTGCAAGCTAAATCTTCTTTACGTGACCGCGATAAGAAGCTTGACGAGG is from Triticum aestivum cultivar Chinese Spring chromosome 1B, IWGSC CS RefSeq v2.1, whole genome shotgun sequence and encodes:
- the LOC123118639 gene encoding phospholipid-transporting ATPase 3 isoform X2, translated to MISILSTTPISPVHPVTNVVPLSLVLLVSLIKEAFEDWKRFQNDMSINNAHVDVLQGQKWESSPWKRLQVGDIVRIKQDSYFPADLLFLSSTNADGVCYIETANLDGETNLKIRKALEKTWDYVLPEKASEFKGEIQCEQPNNSLYTFTGNLIVDKQTIPISPNQILLRGCSLRNTEYIVAVVIFTGHETKVMMNSMNVPSKRSTLEKKLDKLILALFATLFTMCVIGAIGSGVFINEKYFYLGLRGRVEDQFNPKNRLVVTILTMFTLITLYSTIIPISLYVSIEMIKFIQCAQFINNDLNMYHAESNTPALARTSNLNEELGQVEYIFSDKTGTLTRNLMEFFKCSIGGEIYGTGITEIEKGGAERAGVRIDDDEDKRSATAVHEKGFNFDDTRIMRGAWRNEPNPEACMEFFRCLAICHTVLPEGEETPEKITYQAASPDEAALVAAAKNFGFFFYRRTPTTVMVRESHVDRMGSMQDVAYEILNVLEFNSTRKRQSVVCRFPNGKLVLYCKGADNVIYERLADGNYDIKKTSREHLEQFGSAGLRTLCLAYRDLSMDQYKSWNEKFVQAKSSLRDRDKKLDEVAELIEKDLVLIGCTAIEDKLQEGVPACIETLSAAGIKIWVLTGDKMETAINIAYACSLVNNDTKQFIISSETDTIREAEERGDPVEIARVIKESVKQSLRSYLEEAHRSLSSTPERKLAFIIDGRCLMYALDPALRVNLLGLSLICHSVVCCRVSPLQKAQVTSLVRKGARKITLSIGDGANDVSMIQAAHVGIGISGQEGMQAVMASDFAIAQFRYLTDLLLVHGRWSYLRLCKVITYFFYKNLTFTLTQFWFTFQTGFSGQRFYDDWFQSLYNVIFTALPVIMVGLFDKDVSASLSKKYPQLYQEGIRNTFFKWKVIAVWGFFAFYQSIVFYYFTAAASQHGHGSSGKILGQWDVSTMAFTCVVVTVNLRLLMSCNSITRWHYFSVAGSIAAWFLFIFIYSAIMTSFDRQENVYFVIYVLMSTFFFYLTLILVPVIALFGDFLYLSLQRWLFPYDYQVIQEMHKDDPHEYSMIRLPERSHLSPEEARSYAISMLPRENSKHTGFAFDSPGYESFFASQQGVCVPHKPWDVARRASMKQQRQQPQRTGRS